DNA from Nematostella vectensis chromosome 5, jaNemVect1.1, whole genome shotgun sequence:
ATCTGTCACGATTTTACTCTTCAAATTTAGGGTCAATACCTCACCTACGAGAACTGCGACAATACCCCCTACATCAACCCCAAATGCTTTTATTCTTTAGGTGATGTTCCCTAGCAACATTCGGTTGTTCAAATTAGACCAAATCCTTGATTACATTTGCTCATGAAGTCTATAAAAGGCAGGATATTCATACGCAGGATATTCAACTAGCGTAACAGATAATATATGGAGGTGACTGGATATAATTAGCATTCTCCACCACTTAAAAGCTCATCATAGGGTGTTTGTCGCGATTTTAGTCAATACCTGCCCTATGAGAACTGCGACAATAACCCCTACATAAAATGCTCTAATTCTTTGGCAAAAATAGGAGAAAAAAGTGATTGATAGATTTGTATAGTTAGTTGCTAAGTGATGTTTCCTAGCAACGGTGTAATTATATAAACTTCATCATTTCTGACCGATTTTTCAGCCTTTTTTGTTCAATTTCTAATGCGCTTGCTTACAACACTTACATAGGCAAGATCTCCATAACCATTCTCATGAAATAGTTAGAAAATGCCAAGATTCAACTTCTGACTAAAATATGCGGTGTTCGGATTTAATTTCGGGGGTGATTTTATTCTTCAAATACTTGGCTTCAATACGAGAACTGCTCCAATATCCCCTACATCAACTTTAAATGTTCTAATTACTTGGCAAAGGTAGGAGAAGGATAGTCATTAATAGATTTGTATAGTTGGCTGTTGTAGTTGGCAATTTTATCAACTTACAGGTAATATATGTCTACACGCAACTTCTGACTGAGACTATTGTTGTGATTGAATTGAATTTTAGCGTTCTACAGCAATTATGAGCTcacaaaaggtttttttttcgatttttttcaatattctacTGACATTCCAGGAGCGTTTGCAGTCTCACGTTATTAGTATAGGGAAAGCAGACAAAACAGAAGTCGAAAGAGTCCAACGTTTCGGGCTTTAATTTCAGTCCTTCATCCGTGCGGCTACTAAAGCCGTTACAAGATAACGCGTATATACATATCATAAGTAGCGCACGCTACAGAAAAAAGGGCATTCCAGAGTGTCCGTGGAAAACATTAATAATAGTAGAGTTCTTTTCTTAAGGTTGAGTCCATCAGGGGTCAAAGTTCGTAATTTGTTTATCCATAAACGTTCAACACTGGTGAGGTCCTAGGACgtggataattttttttattgccttGATAGTGAGGTCCGAAATATGGTGACCGTTGAAGTGCACTGACACTGGGGAAGGTTTCGGCATATTTTTGCTAGTTCTTTATAGCGCACTTGAAGGTACAGAAACGTGCTTGGAGTGACAGCCTCTCGTTATTGTAattgtaattgtttttttttattgaaagcaactAAAGAAAATGTCCGATTGTAAGCATACATAGTCCAAATGTCAGCTCGTGTCCAAATGTCAGCTCGTGTCCAAATGTCAGCTCGTGTCCAAATGTCAGCAGCAATGTCCAAATGTCAGACAAAAATGTCCGAATGTCAGCATTTGTGGTCCGAATGTCAGAGTTTGTCGGGACCTTAGGGGATTACATCATCTTTGCACTAAATATAGATAAGGGTTTCCAACTGTCCAATAAAAGAGAATCATGACGATCACGAAAATATGTCAAATATGTTTATTGTCaaatttaatataattttatctGTTTAAAGACTTTCGTATTGTATTACAAATACAATGAATtacaacaaaaacataaaaacagggttttttttgcgtaaaaacaggttttttttctttatcagtcGGAGGCTTATAGCCCAATTGACGCATCTCGTTCGCTCATGCCTCCCAGTAATAACGGACGTAGATATCCTTGAAACACACCAACAAGCCATCAGTACAAGAAGAGGTATTGTTAATGCTTCTGGCGTTAAGGCACTCACGAGCGTCGGCAAGGCATTTTATCTGCAAAACAAGCATTGGTTTGACTTGGAGCTTAATGTTATTTCGAGCAGAACTTGCATTTGGAAAGTAATGAATTTGCACGCACTATAAATCTACCAACTCTTGATCTCATGTGTGTAATGTGAACCGAAAAGTTCGTGCTCACGAAATAAAATCTCGTCCTCGCAGAATAGAATATTGTGCTTACAGAATAGAAAGGAACTACGGGAGCAAGGAGAGAAATACTTAAGCACAGATTGATGAAATCCAGTGCAACAGTGGTGTATTTTGGGCCATTGAACAAAAAACGGTATGGTACGTTTTTCTCATGGCAGGTTTATAGATGATAAAGACTTCTTCTTTCCCCTCCCAGTACTTTTACTTGCCAACGCCTCTTCCAGTCTGCATGGATCACGACCTTTTTGTGGAAAAAATATCATCCAGTAGTTCACTTACATAACGGGCTCGAACTACTTCAATTGTAGTGCTGGGTTCCGGGCGAGGACATACACATTCCTTCCATTTACAAAATATCCTCTTATCGTCGACGGATGCGTGCTCGCAAGTACGAGCGTCAAAAATGCATAATAGCTGCAAAACCAAGCATTGGTTAACAGAGACTTTGTACATACAGAGACTTTGTTTCATGTGTGTCGAATGCGCACCGAAACAAATTCGTACTCACTGTATCCATCCTTATCGCTCCCAACCGAGAGTGGAAATCCTTGACACAACTTTCACGCCAACTCACGCAAGGACCATAATTCCCTGCGGTGTTGTTGACCCTTAACATATCGCACCATTTGAAGGATCTGCAATAGATCTTCAAAACCAAGCATTGGTTTGACAGTGGAGCTCAAGATGCAAACAGAGACTTTGTATTTGGAAGTTATGAATTTGCGCGCACTAATAGTTTTATTTGTATCA
Protein-coding regions in this window:
- the LOC116601412 gene encoding uncharacterized protein LOC116601412; amino-acid sequence: MTVYMACVLVTLLLALTLVEARPPQDNPTQIPKWRKANIESIDPYFYLALISGNVCKIPNFGFECDRYTCPQVLTLDVLGAQTILIYCRSFKWCDMLRVNNTAGNYGPCVSWRESCVKDFHSRLGAIRMDTLLCIFDARTCEHASVDDKRIFCKWKECVCPRPEPSTTIEVVRARYIKCLADARECLNARSINNTSSCTDGLLVCFKDIYVRYYWEA